The Natronosporangium hydrolyticum nucleotide sequence CCGCCTGCGTCTGCGTGATGATCCCGGCCAGCCCTTGCGCCAGCGTGTCGTGGATCTCGCGGGCCATCCGCTGCCGTTCATCCAGCACCCCAGCTTCGCGTGCCTGGTGGACCAGTTGGGCGTGGAGCCCGGCGTTCTCCTCCAGCGTCGAGGCCAGCCGCACCATGGTCTCTTCCCGTCGCCGGTCGTGTTCGCTCACCTTCTCGCTGAAGAAGTACCCCGCCCCGATAGCGACCGTCTGGACCAGCACGGCCATCACGAAGGTGATGACATCGGCCGGGTCTGCCGACAACAGGCCCAGCATCGTATGCATGATCACCGAAGTGGCGAAGACTCCGGCCACCGCCCGTGGCCAGCGACCGAGCTCCCCGGCGACAAAGAAGCCCGCGACTGTGAAGATCACGAACGCCTGGTCGCGGCTCATCAACGCGACGAAGAACACCAGCAGTCCGAGGAAGACCACGGCGATCGCGCCGGAGCCCCGCCGCTGCTCCGGCGCGGCCCGGGTATGCCCGAGGTAGAGCCAGACCGCCGCGACCAGTACCAGACCCAGGGTGACCGCCCGCTCCGGCCAGTGCTGCGGGCTGAGCTGGCTCACCAGCGTGGCTACAGCCAACAGCGCCCAGGGCAGCAGCGTGACCATCTGCTCATACCGGCGCCCCCATGGATGCGGGTCCTTGGTCGGGACCGGCGTGGCATCACTGGTCATCGCGCCCCCTCCCGCTCACCCCGCCGCCGCTACTCCCACCGGAACAGCTTCGCCGCAGCGCTTCCGAGCGCCACCGCTATCGCTGCCATTATGCCCAGGTGGAGCAGCTCCGGCGGGCCAGCCGAGGCGACGCCGGGGTCACCTGCCACTCCGGCCGGAGCATCCGACCAGGCATCGAGCAGTGCCTGCACTCCTGGCGGCACATACTCCCCCACCCGGACCAGCGGCTCCGGTAGGAGAAAGCGGGGGACGAAGACCCCACCTGCGAACATCGCCACCATGTACGCCAGGGTCGAAAGTCCGGTGGCGAGCTGGGGGGTGGGTGCCCACGCCGCGATCACCATCCCGATGGCGATAACCGCGGCGAAACCGACCAGGAACGCGGCGGCGAACCCGACCGGGTGCTGCGGTGGTGACACATCCAGCACCAACCAGGCGCTGAGGATCAGGATGACCGCCGACGCGACCGCGGCGAGCAGCGCCACCACCAGCTGCGCCACCAGCAACAGACCAGGATGGACCGGCGTGGTGGAGATCCGCCGGAGGATCCCCCGCTCCCGATAGTTCGCCACAATCGCCGGGACATGTTGCAGGGCCAGCACTCCGACGC carries:
- a CDS encoding sensor histidine kinase; its protein translation is MTSDATPVPTKDPHPWGRRYEQMVTLLPWALLAVATLVSQLSPQHWPERAVTLGLVLVAAVWLYLGHTRAAPEQRRGSGAIAVVFLGLLVFFVALMSRDQAFVIFTVAGFFVAGELGRWPRAVAGVFATSVIMHTMLGLLSADPADVITFVMAVLVQTVAIGAGYFFSEKVSEHDRRREETMVRLASTLEENAGLHAQLVHQAREAGVLDERQRMAREIHDTLAQGLAGIITQTQAAQRVWHRPEQARPYLDRALDLAKESLAEARRSVAALSPPSLDGAQLPEALGDLTRRWAVDTDIPVDYEVTGDSLPLSPVVEVTLFRVAQEALTNVAKHAHAGHVGVTLSYLGDTVLLDVRDDGSGMDDPSRAGFGLNSMRQRVRGVGGTLAVESTPAAGTAICASVPAVPAAAAPSLEPPVPPVLAP
- a CDS encoding ABC transporter permease, whose amino-acid sequence is MLSTLSRITVQEGKLFLREPSMVAFAVVFPTALLLVLGAVPALREPSEDFGGVRFVEVFAPSALILGVGVLALQHVPAIVANYRERGILRRISTTPVHPGLLLVAQLVVALLAAVASAVILILSAWLVLDVSPPQHPVGFAAAFLVGFAAVIAIGMVIAAWAPTPQLATGLSTLAYMVAMFAGGVFVPRFLLPEPLVRVGEYVPPGVQALLDAWSDAPAGVAGDPGVASAGPPELLHLGIMAAIAVALGSAAAKLFRWE